Proteins from a genomic interval of Gemmatimonadota bacterium:
- a CDS encoding AAA family ATPase, whose protein sequence is MMEQIRKVIVGQDEVIESLLIVLFSGGHCLLTGAPGLAKTLLVRTIAKILDLDFKRVQFTPDLMPSDITGTEIIDEDRVGGHRELRFIPGPIFTHILLADEINRTPPKTQAALLEAMEEKQVTIGGNLHALEQPFFVLATQNPIELEGTYPLPEAQLDRFMMNIWIDYLAEDEELDVATRTTSIEAEEVEPVFSGADMLDFARLVRMVPVAEPVARYAVQLVQASRPGDTAPDFVTSWVSWGAGTRGVQGLLLGAKARALLKGRYHVSFGDVQAVAPNVLRHRILTNFRAEADRVNAEDVINRLLETIQPPEADLV, encoded by the coding sequence ATGATGGAGCAGATTCGCAAGGTGATCGTCGGGCAGGATGAGGTTATTGAGTCGCTGTTGATCGTGTTGTTTAGCGGCGGTCATTGTTTGTTGACGGGGGCGCCGGGTTTGGCGAAGACGCTGCTGGTGCGTACGATTGCGAAGATTTTGGATTTGGATTTTAAGCGCGTGCAGTTTACGCCGGATCTGATGCCTTCGGATATAACGGGTACAGAGATTATTGACGAGGATCGCGTGGGTGGACACCGCGAGTTGCGGTTTATTCCGGGTCCTATTTTTACACATATTTTGCTGGCTGATGAGATTAACCGCACACCGCCCAAGACGCAGGCTGCACTGCTGGAGGCGATGGAGGAGAAGCAGGTTACGATAGGAGGTAATTTGCACGCGCTGGAGCAACCGTTTTTCGTTCTGGCGACGCAGAATCCCATTGAGTTGGAGGGTACTTATCCACTGCCCGAGGCACAGTTGGATCGTTTTATGATGAATATCTGGATCGATTATTTGGCGGAGGATGAAGAGTTGGATGTGGCGACGCGTACGACGTCGATTGAGGCTGAAGAGGTCGAGCCTGTGTTTTCGGGTGCAGATATGCTCGATTTTGCCAGGCTGGTGAGGATGGTTCCGGTTGCCGAGCCTGTGGCGCGTTATGCGGTGCAACTGGTGCAGGCGAGCCGTCCGGGGGATACGGCGCCGGATTTTGTGACTTCATGGGTGAGTTGGGGCGCGGGCACACGCGGCGTGCAGGGGTTGTTGCTGGGGGCGAAGGCGCGGGCATTGCTGAAGGGGCGATATCACGTTTCTTTTGGCGATGTTCAGGCGGTTGCGCCCAATGTGTTGCGCCATCGCATTTTGACCAATTTTAGAGCCGAAGCAGATCGCGTAAATGCCGAGGATGTTATCAATCGGCTGCTGGAGACGATTCAGCCACCGGAAGCGGATCTGGTATGA
- a CDS encoding DUF58 domain-containing protein, giving the protein MQNSIYTYLDPAELARIADLELLARTVISGLQGGAHRSIHHGASVEFAQYRPYAWGDDLRFVDWRLYGRSDRLHVKQFQDERNLRSTILLDCSASMDYGSGDVSKFRYAQMLAACLVMLASGQGDAVGFAAYHRELIAHVPARRRDGQRHRILMEIDNLRPAGEETDTAGTLRVMGDVLPARGMVVLIGDLLHPADEMIVHLRSLRAQRHDVLVLQVSDPAEQTFPFDRSVTLVDAEDNREQFAVPEEVREAYLDNRRRHFDAIREACLSAEIDIEEFACSEPLDMALHRFLHRRNDGLIAPSRRSGGA; this is encoded by the coding sequence ATGCAAAACTCTATTTATACATATCTCGATCCGGCTGAGTTGGCGCGTATTGCGGATCTGGAACTTTTGGCGCGTACGGTTATTTCAGGATTGCAAGGTGGGGCGCATCGCAGTATTCACCACGGGGCGTCGGTTGAGTTTGCCCAATATCGTCCCTATGCGTGGGGTGATGATTTGCGCTTTGTTGATTGGCGGCTGTACGGGCGGAGTGATCGGCTGCATGTGAAGCAGTTTCAGGATGAGCGCAATTTGCGTTCTACTATTTTGCTGGATTGCAGCGCGTCTATGGACTATGGTTCGGGAGATGTGAGCAAGTTTCGGTATGCACAGATGCTGGCGGCGTGTCTGGTGATGCTGGCTTCCGGTCAGGGAGATGCCGTGGGTTTTGCCGCTTATCATCGGGAGTTGATTGCGCATGTGCCCGCGCGGCGTCGAGATGGACAACGCCATCGCATTTTGATGGAGATCGACAATTTGAGACCCGCGGGTGAAGAGACGGATACGGCGGGGACGTTGCGCGTGATGGGCGATGTGTTGCCTGCGCGGGGGATGGTGGTATTAATCGGCGATTTGTTGCATCCGGCTGATGAAATGATTGTGCATTTGCGTTCTCTGCGGGCGCAGCGTCACGATGTGCTGGTGTTGCAGGTGAGCGATCCGGCTGAGCAGACGTTTCCCTTTGATCGGTCGGTGACGCTGGTGGATGCCGAGGACAATCGCGAGCAATTTGCCGTGCCAGAGGAGGTGCGCGAAGCCTATTTGGATAATCGCAGGCGACATTTTGACGCGATAAGAGAAGCGTGTTTATCGGCGGAGATCGATATTGAAGAGTTCGCGTGTTCTGAACCTCTGGATATGGCGCTGCACCGGTTTTTACATCGGCGCAACGATGGATTGATTGCGCCGAGCAGGCGGTCAGGAGGGGCATGA
- a CDS encoding BatA and WFA domain-containing protein, producing MMGLLVPLFAFGVALIGIPYFVHRIRRPERETVRFSSLMFVPDVKREVIERRRVQHVVLMLLRMAVLVALALAFARPFREMLLNAEAAASGTTDHVIAMDVSLSMGYDGVWERAKTGAKAVLETVEPGDRVGFVRFAQQAVVDVSLSSDVADVRRAIEIADVTWGHTDYAAALQVVEHVFAADTAQVKRVVHVISDFQASGMPLSDMGWRLPGAIALQVVDVGANAVSNASVDALAVRAVKDDVLRVRARVRNWSGPGALAAQLVVDEEVIETRDVMVLPGNATQVAFSVPLENGINGYVALAGGDGLQRDDRRFFAWLAKPQHPIAVLNTSESSRFMLKAAVPEGADWRLIWSGELMGSVVIAEDVTSVSEFADYVKEGGALFLPLRRDADIQSVNALLARANIRISRVEDAGYATLAWVDLEHPIFRPFRGARFNDFSSVRYENYHIITADSSAAVLAKYDDLMPAIVEGRIGEGRILVWAGGMGFDRSNLARTPRFVPLLHETLRYLSGDREIETDYQVGDAISASDAVERVMGPEGSNSVVGDARIFQVPGVYQWGMQVASVNAADRESDLARITPAEFEIRLCDAPVLFQRDGKPSADLSIVYEYGRWILGFLLALLLIEHFYAAYLSAREVRT from the coding sequence ATGATGGGGTTGCTGGTTCCGCTATTTGCATTTGGTGTTGCGCTGATTGGCATTCCCTATTTTGTACATCGCATTCGCCGCCCGGAGCGCGAGACCGTGCGGTTTAGCAGTTTGATGTTTGTGCCCGATGTCAAGCGCGAGGTGATCGAGCGCAGACGCGTTCAACACGTTGTGTTGATGTTGTTGCGAATGGCAGTGCTGGTTGCCCTGGCTCTTGCGTTTGCGCGGCCTTTCCGAGAGATGCTGTTGAATGCTGAAGCGGCGGCTTCGGGAACGACTGATCATGTGATTGCGATGGATGTTTCGCTGAGTATGGGATATGATGGGGTATGGGAGCGCGCGAAAACAGGGGCGAAGGCCGTGTTGGAGACTGTGGAGCCGGGTGATCGGGTTGGATTTGTGCGATTTGCACAGCAGGCCGTGGTCGATGTGTCGCTTTCAAGTGATGTGGCAGATGTGCGACGCGCTATTGAGATCGCCGATGTGACGTGGGGACATACTGATTATGCTGCGGCACTTCAGGTGGTTGAGCATGTTTTTGCGGCTGATACCGCGCAGGTGAAGCGCGTGGTTCACGTGATCAGCGATTTTCAGGCGAGTGGCATGCCGCTATCCGATATGGGATGGCGGTTGCCGGGTGCGATTGCGCTTCAAGTGGTGGATGTGGGGGCGAACGCTGTGTCCAATGCGTCGGTTGACGCGCTCGCTGTGCGGGCTGTAAAGGACGATGTCTTGCGGGTTCGCGCTCGGGTGCGAAATTGGTCTGGACCAGGCGCGCTTGCCGCGCAACTGGTGGTTGATGAAGAGGTGATAGAAACGCGCGATGTAATGGTGTTGCCGGGCAATGCGACACAGGTGGCTTTTTCCGTGCCTTTAGAGAATGGGATAAACGGATATGTCGCGCTCGCCGGAGGCGATGGATTGCAGCGAGATGATCGCCGTTTTTTTGCGTGGCTTGCCAAACCGCAACATCCCATTGCGGTGTTGAACACTTCGGAGTCCTCGCGATTTATGCTCAAGGCTGCTGTGCCCGAGGGCGCGGATTGGCGTTTGATCTGGTCTGGAGAACTTATGGGGTCGGTGGTGATTGCCGAAGATGTGACTTCTGTGAGTGAGTTTGCAGATTATGTTAAGGAAGGCGGTGCGCTGTTTTTGCCGCTTCGCCGAGATGCCGATATTCAGTCTGTGAATGCCTTGCTCGCGCGCGCGAATATAAGGATTTCAAGGGTAGAGGATGCAGGTTATGCCACGCTGGCGTGGGTCGATTTGGAGCATCCCATTTTTCGCCCTTTCAGGGGGGCGCGATTTAACGATTTTTCATCTGTGCGCTATGAGAATTACCACATTATTACCGCTGACAGTTCAGCAGCGGTGCTGGCAAAATACGACGATTTGATGCCCGCTATTGTCGAGGGCAGGATAGGAGAAGGTCGCATCTTGGTCTGGGCTGGTGGGATGGGGTTTGATCGGTCAAATCTGGCGCGGACGCCGCGGTTTGTGCCTTTGTTGCACGAGACGTTGCGCTATTTATCGGGTGATCGGGAGATTGAGACAGATTATCAGGTGGGCGATGCTATAAGTGCTTCTGATGCGGTGGAACGGGTTATGGGACCAGAAGGATCGAATTCTGTAGTTGGCGATGCCCGCATATTCCAGGTGCCCGGTGTATATCAGTGGGGGATGCAAGTCGCATCGGTCAACGCTGCAGATCGAGAGAGCGATTTGGCGCGGATAACGCCCGCGGAATTTGAGATTCGGTTGTGCGATGCGCCCGTGTTATTTCAGCGAGACGGGAAACCATCGGCGGATCTTTCGATTGTGTATGAATACGGTCGCTGGATACTCGGGTTTTTGCTCGCTTTGCTTTTGATTGAACATTTTTACGCCGCGTATTTGAGTGCGCGGGAGGTGCGGACATGA